In a single window of the Candidatus Rokuibacteriota bacterium genome:
- a CDS encoding Tm-1-like ATP-binding domain-containing protein has translation MADVAVVALVTLDSKAEEGRFLCEALRRAGARPELIDISLRPHAVEGAAVPGRELAQAAGSTWEALAGLDRARAAEIVIAGGRKVVTELVASGKISGAVGIGGANGTTVACGIMRSLPPLFPKVMVTPVAATAAVQWYVAESDIVMFPSIGDVSLNRITRAVIENAARAVVAMARGRAEESGAAARKTPLVAVSSFGGTAGCVQGVAERLKAAGFEVILFHASGPGGRALESLARRGELAGVVDVTTHELVDLVVGGVYSAGEERLRGAAEAGLPQVVVPGALDHANFWAGMVPERFRGREFFLFNPHNILMRTNAEEFEALGKLMAERLNQAQGPFIVLIPARGFSEHTRRTTHDLEGRPRGPWRQPETDAAFARSLRAHLKRGDLRELDLHINDPAFAEACAGAFLELLGRPG, from the coding sequence ATGGCAGATGTGGCGGTCGTGGCGCTCGTGACCCTCGACAGCAAGGCCGAGGAGGGGCGGTTTCTGTGTGAGGCCCTCCGGAGGGCGGGAGCTCGCCCGGAGCTCATCGATATCTCCCTCCGTCCCCACGCAGTCGAGGGGGCGGCTGTCCCGGGCCGCGAGCTGGCCCAGGCTGCGGGCTCGACCTGGGAGGCGCTGGCTGGCCTGGACCGGGCGCGGGCGGCGGAGATCGTGATCGCTGGCGGGCGCAAGGTGGTCACTGAGCTGGTCGCCTCAGGCAAGATTTCCGGCGCCGTCGGGATCGGGGGGGCCAACGGGACCACCGTGGCCTGCGGCATTATGCGCTCCCTTCCACCGCTCTTCCCGAAAGTGATGGTCACCCCCGTTGCGGCGACGGCGGCCGTGCAGTGGTATGTGGCCGAGAGCGACATCGTCATGTTCCCTTCCATCGGGGACGTGTCGCTCAACCGCATCACGCGGGCCGTGATCGAAAATGCCGCCCGGGCCGTCGTGGCGATGGCGAGAGGTCGGGCGGAGGAATCGGGGGCGGCCGCGAGGAAGACGCCTCTCGTGGCGGTCTCTTCCTTCGGCGGGACGGCTGGCTGTGTCCAGGGAGTGGCGGAGCGGCTCAAGGCGGCGGGCTTTGAGGTGATCCTCTTCCACGCTTCGGGGCCCGGGGGGAGAGCGCTTGAATCGCTCGCTCGAAGAGGGGAGCTGGCCGGCGTGGTGGATGTCACGACTCACGAGCTGGTTGACCTGGTCGTCGGGGGCGTGTACAGCGCCGGCGAGGAAAGGCTGAGGGGCGCCGCGGAGGCGGGCCTCCCGCAGGTCGTGGTTCCCGGGGCCCTCGACCACGCGAACTTCTGGGCCGGGATGGTGCCCGAGCGGTTCCGGGGCCGCGAGTTCTTTCTCTTCAACCCGCACAACATCCTGATGCGCACGAACGCGGAGGAGTTCGAGGCCCTCGGGAAGCTGATGGCCGAGCGGCTGAACCAGGCGCAGGGCCCGTTCATCGTCCTCATCCCGGCGCGGGGCTTCAGCGAGCACACCCGCCGGACGACGCACGATCTGGAGGGCCGCCCGCGGGGGCCATGGCGTCAGCCCGAGACGGACGCCGCCTTCGCTCGCTCCCTTCGGGCCCATCTGAAACGGGGTGATCTCCGGGAGCTGGACCTCCACATCAACGACCCGGCCTTTGCCGAAGCGTGCGCGGGCGCCTTTCTGGAGTTGCTGGGACGCCCGG